The Montipora capricornis isolate CH-2021 chromosome 1, ASM3666992v2, whole genome shotgun sequence genome contains a region encoding:
- the LOC138050802 gene encoding D(5)-like dopamine receptor → MNNTTNAIDIPEDESDDSWWDWKTFFLAFFIIVMIVTILGNSLVCIAIYVDRRLHSPTNWFIASLAVSDLLYASATLPFRILSIATIIQYVWICKAWIWLDMACAAASIANLAVISVDRHLKITKPFVYRRKMTNWRWFLAIGGVWLYAATLSTLSIIAWPGEPGVQLSAYGSCTNTNKKFYTVANVVAFLFPLIVLVTCYSMILRTVWIQFKKRQHMSANFSSKEDRHTRKSVRREFKITKTIAIVLLAFTLCWAPFFIVFTIQQYDMFIVRHIPEVLFNLIFLILPNLNSTLNPIIYGYFNTEFRRAFKKIVVSIWGERARQHNSSLTSFSQATFARRGTPPSENENHNRN, encoded by the coding sequence ATGAATAACACGACAAATGCAATAGACATTCCTGAAGATGAATCTGATGACTCTTGGTGGGattggaaaacattttttttagcctttttcattATTGTAATGATTGTGACCATATTGGGAAACAGCTTAGTTTGTATCGCCATATACGTCGACCGGCGTCTCCACAGCCCTACAAACTGGTTTATTGCCTCTCTTGCAGTAAGTGACTTACTATACGCATCTGCGACCCTACCCTTCCGTATCCTCTCCATTGCGACTATCATACAATATGTTTGGATCTGCAAAGCATGGATTTGGCTGGACATGGCTTGTGCGGCGGCATCCATCGCCAATCTGGCGGTGATCTCAGTTGACAGACACTTGAAAATTACCAAACCTTTCGTTTATCGTAGAAAGATGACAAACTGGCGCTGGTTTTTGGCCATTGGTGGTGTGTGGCTGTACGCGGCCACACTGTCGACACTTTCTATTATCGCTTGGCCTGGAGAGCCAGGCGTTCAATTGAGCGCTTACGGCTCGTGTACGAATACCAACAAAAAATTCTACACGGTGGCGAACGTAGTAGCTTTTCTGTTCCCACTTATTGTGCTCGTGACTTGTTACAGCATGATTTTGCGCACTGTCTGGATTCAGTTTAAAAAAAGGCAACACATGAGTGCCAACTTCAGCAGCAAGGAAGACAGGCATACGCGAAAGAGCGTGCGGCGGGAATTCAAAATCACTAAGACAATCGCCATTGTCCTGTTGGCTTTTACTTTGTGTTGGGCCCCATTTTTCATCGTGTTCACTATTCAACAGTATGATATGTTTATAGTGAGACACATTCCGGAGGTTCTCTTTAACCTGATCTTCTTGATTCTACCCAACTTAAACAGTACTTTAAATCCGATCATTTACGGGTACTTTAATACTGAATTTCGAAGAGCCTTTAAGAAGATAGTTGTATCCATATGGGGGGAACGTGCCCGTCAACACAATAGTTCATTAACAAGCTTTTCTCAAGCCACTTTTGCAAGACGCGGAACTCCACCATCTGAGAATGAAAATCACAATCGGAACTAG
- the LOC138054557 gene encoding uncharacterized protein: MALASFTKTFGLDPNNFKKGYFPHLFNTPANANYVSPMLEKKEYAPETTAGEAEFNRWYTAQVGNEAQFDMQRDLVDYCISDVKLLREECLTFRRGFSEQTRFCLFDKLTIAGPCLHDYRLNAWRKTPSPPNLSRDGDSSLITPRLPWNGSCAKNIGCRRKPRFQTIGNVASALATNANTRSLVDDGGWIASMKPATRSLSSWVVFGMDATCVSPNRHELYRRHDQRCMDGVGRTTMERLQSLRDLGYHVVTFWEREWEQQKKADPRVAVFVKTLPVFKPVNRRDAFFGGRTNASYLYYKVRFGEEIWYVDYTSLYPWVNKNGMFYEPGITDLSQYFGLALCKIVPPKNLFHPFLPYRCGGKLTFRLCRTCVEQDIDTLLHEKSLSCDHTEDERALTGTWCTPELEKAVEMGYVISQSMKCVTLRKHAADCLPSMSTLASRSKWMRPDGVVGATRKSNGRNM; this comes from the coding sequence ATGGCTCTTGCTTCGTTCACGAAAACATTTGGCTTGGATCCCAACAATTTCAAGAAGGGGTACTTTCCACATCTCTTCAACACCCCTGCGAACGCCAACTACGTGAGTCCCATGCTTGAGAAAAAAGAGTACGCCCCTGAAACCACGGCAGGCGAGGCTGAATTCAACAGATGGTACACTGCTCAAGTGGGAAACGAGGCACAGTTTGACATGCAAAGGGATCTCGTGGACTATTGCATCTCCGACGTCAAACTCCTCCGAGAGGAATGTTTGACCTTTCGTCGTGGGTTCAGCGAACAGACCCGCTTTTGTCTCTTCGACAAATTGACCATCGCTGGACCTTGTCTGCATGACTATCGACTCAACGCATGGAGGAAGACACCATCGCCTCCAAACCTGTCAAGGGATGGCGACTCATCACTAATCACTCCAAGGCTGCCATGGAATGGCTCTTGTGCCAAGAACATCGGCTGCAGGAGGAAGCCCCGCTTCCAAACCATCGGCAACGTAGCCAGCGCGCTCGCAACCAATGCGAATACCAGATCCCTGGTCGACGATGGAGGCTGGATAGCTTCGATGAAACCAGCAACACGGTCTTTGAGTTCTTGGGTTGTTTTTGGCATGGATGCCACCTGTGTTTCCCCCAATCGTCACGAACTGTACCGCCGTCACGACCAACGCTGCATGGATGGTGTTGGACGTACCACCATGGAACGTCTTCAGAGTCTTCGAGACCTGGGATACCACGTCGTGACCTTCTGGGAACGTGAGTGGGAGCAGCAAAAGAAAGCCGATCCTCGCGTGGCTGTGTTCGTCAAAACCCTTCCTGTCTTTAAACCCGTGAATCGTCGCGACGCCTTCTTTGGAGGACGCACGAATGCCTCCTACCTTTACTACAAGGTTCGATTCGGTGAGGAGATCTGGTATGTGGACTACACTTCCCTCTACCCGTGGGTCAATAAGAACGGAATGTTCTATGAACCCGGCATTACCGATCTCTCCCAGTACTTTGGTCTGGCTTTGTGCAAAATCGTCCCACCTAAGAATTTGTTTCACCCCTTCTTGCCTTACCGGTGTGGAGGAAAGCTCACCTTCCGGTTATGTCGCACCTGTGTGGAGCAAGACATAGACACACTCCTGCACGAAAAATCCCTTTCGTGCGATCACACAGAGGATGAAAGGGCGTTGACCGGTACATGGTGCACCCCCGAGCTGGAAAAAGCGGTGGAAATGGGCTACGTGATTTCACAGTCCATGAAGTGTGTCACTTTGAGGAAACACGCCGCGGATTGTTTGCCGAGTATGTCAACACTTGCCTCAAGATCAAAGTGGATGCGTCCGGATGGCGTAGTGGGTGCGACACGGAAGAGCAACGGCAGGAATATGTAG